Genomic DNA from Stigmatella erecta:
CTGGGCCGTCAGCGCCAGGGCCTCTCGCAGCAGGTGGGTCGCGAGCGCCTCCTGGCTGACCCCGTAGAGGGCGGCGCAGGCCTCCAGCGTCTCCCCCCGTGCCAGGCGCCGCCGCAGCAGGGCTCCCGCGCGGGGGGGCAGGGCCCGGAGGGCCTCGGCGAACGGGGCTGGTGAGAGCTGGGAGGCGTCAAAAGCCGTGGCCATGGGACTTCAGTTTCCCTCATTCCCCGGCCGTTTTCTTGAGCCAGGATCCGGGGCTCCTACACTTCGCCTCTTATGTTGCGACCTGTTGCAGTGGTGCTGCTGGGCCTGCTGGTCTCTGCTCCCGCGTTCGCGCTGGAGACAATGCGCATCGCCATGAGCGAGGCGGGAGCGGAGGTGCAGGTGAGCGGCCAGGGCCTCTCCTCCGGTGCGGATACCGAGGAGGCCACCTTCCAGCCGCTCGGCACACGGCAGGCCCTCGTGCGCCGGCGGGGAAAGAAGCTGGAGGTCAACGGCGTCGCCGTCGCGGGCAGCTCGGTGCGGTTCCGCGCGGGGCTGGAGACGCCGGGCGACGGGGCGTCCCGCGAGAAGCCCCTGAAGGCGGGCGGCATGGAGGTGCGCGGGGACGTGGTGGTACGGCTGTACCGGGAAGGGCTTCAGCTCATCAACGTCATCCCCCTGGAGGAGTACCTGGCGGCCGTGCTGGGCAGCGAGATGCCCGTCTCCTTTCCGCCCGAGGCGCTCAAGGCTCAGGCGGTAGCGGCCCGCACCTATGCGCTCCAGAAGAAGCTGGAGGCCTACGGGAGCTCCTTCTACCTGGGCAGCAGCGTGCTCCATCAGGTGTATGGCGGTGTCAACCGGGAGGATCCCCGCACCCTGGCCGCCGTGGAGGCCACCCGGGGCGAGGTGCTCACCTACGAGCTGGCCCCCATCGAGGCCTACTTCCATGCCTCCTG
This window encodes:
- a CDS encoding SpoIID/LytB domain-containing protein; this translates as MLRPVAVVLLGLLVSAPAFALETMRIAMSEAGAEVQVSGQGLSSGADTEEATFQPLGTRQALVRRRGKKLEVNGVAVAGSSVRFRAGLETPGDGASREKPLKAGGMEVRGDVVVRLYREGLQLINVIPLEEYLAAVLGSEMPVSFPPEALKAQAVAARTYALQKKLEAYGSSFYLGSSVLHQVYGGVNREDPRTLAAVEATRGEVLTYELAPIEAYFHASCGGRTESGLAALQRDLPYLQPAECPCGRLPASRWSATVSRSELQSALGGSPSGFRISGRTGTRRASRVATSEGLTMDGPRFRQRLGYTKLKSLDFEVEETSHGYHFTGRGYGHGAGLCQWGAKALADGGRNYRDILSHYYPGTDLQQLY